In the Bacillus amyloliquefaciens DSM 7 = ATCC 23350 genome, GAAGTTGTCGTGCCTTTTGTGAAAATGACCTCAGTCATTGACTTCGCATTGATAAACTTACGGACTTTTTCACGCGCTCCTTCATAGCCGTCTGTCGCTCTTGTGCCAAGAGTATGGACGCCTCTGTGGACATTGGAATTGTATCGGTTGTAATACTGATCCACTGCCTCAATGACAGCCCGCGGCTTCTGAGAAGTCGCCGCGCTGTCAAGGTACACGAGGTCATGTCCGTTCACTTGCTGATGAAGGATCGGGAACTGTTCACGAATATCGGTGATATTCATTATTTTACTTTCCTTTCGATGACGGAGACGAGCTGTTTCTTAACTCCTTCAATCGGAAGCTCTTTTACCACCGGAGCAAGGAATCCGTAAATGACTAAGCGTTCCGCTTCTTCTTTCGGAATTCCGCGGCTCATTAGGTAGTAAAGCTGAATCGGGTCCACGCGGCCGACAGATGCCGCATGTCCTGCAGTTACATCGTCTTCATCAATTAAAAGAATCGGGTTTGCGTCACCGCGTGCTTTTTCACTCAGCATCAGGACGCGGGATTCCTGTTCAGCGTTTGCTTTAGACGCGCCGTGCTCAATTTTGCCGATCCCGTTAAAGATGGAAGATGCGGCATCTTTCATGACTCCGTGCTTCAGGATATAACCTTCGGAAGCCTTACCGAAGTGGATGATCTGCGTCGTAAAGTTTTCCGTCTGTTCTCCTCTTCCGACAACTACGGTTTTCGTATCGCCGTATGTGCCGTCTCCATAGAGGTTAGTCGTGTTTTCAGAAATCGTGTCGCCGTCGTTCATCAGACCGAGCGCCCACTCGATTCTGCTGTCGCGTCCGCGCGCGGCTCCGCGGCGGTTGACGTATGTTGTGACACCTGCTGACAGGTTGTCAACGGCACCGTACGTCACACTGGCGTTATCACCCGTGATCACTTCACTGATAATGTTGAACACAGCTTCTTTCGGATTCACCGTGCTGATGTAGTTCTCAACGTAAGTGACGGAGCTGTGGTCTTCAGCGACGATCAGCACGTGGTTAAACAATGCCGTGTCATTGCTTTCATGAACATAAACAGCCTGAACAGGCGTTTCCACCTGAACGTTTTTAGGAACATAAAGGAATGCTCCGCCGTTCATTAATGCCGCATGAAGCGCAGTCAATTTATGCTCGTCGACCTTTACGCCGTCTTTCATGAAATATTTCTCAACGAGGTCGCTGTGCTCACGGGCAGCTGTTAAGATGTCCGTGAAAATGACGCCTTTGTCTTTCAGCTCTTTAGACAGAGAAAGGAAAGCAGGCGTTTGGTCACGCTGCACATATAACGTTTTGTCTTCATTTTCGATGTCGATCAGC is a window encoding:
- the sufD gene encoding Fe-S cluster assembly protein SufD, translating into MTLETKLSVDQEYVKGFSEKHQEPAWLKNLRLQALEKAEDLPLPKPDKTKITNWNFTKFNKHTVENAPLASLEDLADEAKALIDIENEDKTLYVQRDQTPAFLSLSKELKDKGVIFTDILTAAREHSDLVEKYFMKDGVKVDEHKLTALHAALMNGGAFLYVPKNVQVETPVQAVYVHESNDTALFNHVLIVAEDHSSVTYVENYISTVNPKEAVFNIISEVITGDNASVTYGAVDNLSAGVTTYVNRRGAARGRDSRIEWALGLMNDGDTISENTTNLYGDGTYGDTKTVVVGRGEQTENFTTQIIHFGKASEGYILKHGVMKDAASSIFNGIGKIEHGASKANAEQESRVLMLSEKARGDANPILLIDEDDVTAGHAASVGRVDPIQLYYLMSRGIPKEEAERLVIYGFLAPVVKELPIEGVKKQLVSVIERKVK